One region of Deltaproteobacteria bacterium CG11_big_fil_rev_8_21_14_0_20_42_23 genomic DNA includes:
- a CDS encoding ATPase, whose protein sequence is MYKKFFGLSEKPFSITPDLQYLYLGKQHEQGLSTLSYAVKERLGFSLLTGEVGAGKTILSRALLSRLDSSIATALLVNPLLTIPELLKAIIKDFNCSSTAESPQELIQALNEFLIFLASEGRSALVIIDEAQNLTHEALEMVRMLTNLETEKQKLLQILLVGQPELLKKLKAHELRQLNQRVTTRVHLRPLSLVEMMRYINHRISIAGGSGKVFFDPKAYRIIFDESKGYPRLINLICDRALMASFLQENYIVGKDAVKSAVNDWKGKQKTPLWETIKSFVLSQ, encoded by the coding sequence ATGTACAAAAAATTTTTTGGTTTGTCTGAAAAGCCGTTTTCAATCACCCCCGATCTTCAATATCTCTATCTTGGAAAGCAGCATGAACAAGGACTTAGCACGTTATCATATGCTGTGAAGGAGCGTTTGGGTTTCTCCCTTCTCACGGGCGAAGTTGGTGCTGGAAAAACTATTTTGTCCAGAGCGTTGCTCAGCAGGCTTGATAGCTCAATAGCGACTGCACTTTTGGTTAATCCACTTCTCACTATCCCCGAACTCCTCAAAGCCATCATCAAAGACTTCAATTGCTCTTCAACCGCCGAGTCTCCGCAAGAACTTATACAGGCTCTTAATGAGTTTTTAATTTTTCTCGCGAGTGAAGGGCGTTCTGCGCTTGTGATTATTGACGAAGCACAAAATTTAACTCACGAGGCGCTTGAAATGGTTCGCATGCTTACAAATCTAGAAACGGAAAAGCAAAAGCTTTTGCAAATTCTGCTTGTTGGCCAACCCGAATTATTGAAAAAACTGAAAGCGCATGAGTTGCGACAACTCAATCAGCGCGTAACAACAAGAGTGCACTTGAGACCGTTGTCTCTTGTTGAAATGATGCGTTATATCAATCACAGAATTTCAATTGCAGGTGGAAGTGGAAAAGTATTTTTTGATCCGAAAGCTTATCGTATTATTTTCGATGAGTCGAAGGGATATCCGCGTCTCATCAATTTAATTTGTGATCGAGCTCTCATGGCATCGTTTCTTCAAGAAAATTATATTGTAGGAAAAGATGCGGTGAAATCTGCAGTGAATGACTGGAAGGGGAAACAAAAAACTCCTCTTTGGGAAACAATTAAAAGTTTTGTCCTTTCACAATAA